The DNA sequence CGCGGCGACCCGCTTCGCCCGGCTCCGCCGCGCTCGCGATCGCCGCTAAGCCATGGCGGCGACCCGCTTCGCCCGGCTCCGCCGCGCTCGCGATCGCCGCTAGGCCAGACCCAGCTCGCGCATGCGTTCGTCGTGGGTGTGTTGGAGGCGATCGAAGAACCCGGCCAGCTGGGCCAGCCCGGCCGCCCCCGACACCACCAGATCGACGAGTTCGTCGCGATCGGCCAACACGTACTGGGCCTGGGTGATGGCCTCACCGAGCAGGCGACGCGACCACAACGCCAGCCGGCTGCGTTGTTTGGCGCTGGCCGTGACCGCACCGCGCACCTCGTCGACGACGAACTGCGAATGCTTGGTCTCGGCGAGCACCGCGCGCACCACATCGCCCACCTCGTCGGGCAGCCCGTCGGCGATCTGCAGGTAGAAGTCGGCCGCCATCGCGTCGCCGATGTAGGTCTTGACCAATGCCTCCAGCCAGGTGCTGGGCATCGTCAGCCGATGGTAATTGTCAAGGGCGGTAGCGTATTTCGACATAGCCGCGACCACATCGACACCGCGGCGATCAAGCGCTTCGCGGAGCAGTTCGAAGTGGCCCATCTCCGCGGCGGCCATCGCCGCCATCGAGATCCGGCCACGCAGATCGGGTGCCATCCGGGCTTCGTCGGTGAGCCGGTAGAACGCGGCCACCTCGCCATAGGCCAGCACCGCGAAAAGCTCGTTGACACCGGGATGATCGGCGGACAGCCGCGGCGGGGAAGACTGCGCTTCCGCGTCGGCGGAGGGAACCGAATTCATCACCACACTGTATGCGTTCCGCGGCAATGGACCGATGCCCGGCCCGACCAGGTACTATGAGCCATAGGCAGTGCCTCTTCGGCGCTGCCGCGCAATGTGCGTACACGTGGTTGGCCCGCCTCCTCGGCGAGTGCAGGGCCCCCGGCGGTGCCTTCGAATATGGGCAAAGTATCGACCGTCTCCAGTGTGTGCGCCCCGACCCGCACCGCGATCGACTGACATACCGCGCCGACTTCGAAAGGCATCTGCCCGCGCATGACCCCACTGATCTCTACCACCGTTCCCACTACCCCTCCGAGCTTCGCCGAACTGGGCGTTCGCGACGAGATCGTCCGCGCACTGGCCGAGGATGGTATCGAGCACGCCTTCGCGATCCAGGAGCTGACGTTGCCACTGGCCCTGGCCGGCGACGACCTGATCGGCCAGGCCCGCACCGGTATGGGCAAGACCTACGGCTTCGGCATCCCGCTGCTGCAGCGGGTCACCACCAGCCCGGACCGGCCACTGACCGGCGCACCCCGAGCGCTGGTCGTGGTACCCACCCGTGAGCTGTGCATCCAGGTCTCCGGTGACCTGGCCGACGCGGCCAAGTACCTGACCGCCGGAGACCGTCCCCTCTCGGTGCAGGCCATCTACGGCGGGCGGCCCTACGAACCGCAGATCGAGGCGCTGCAGGCCGGCGCCGACGTGGTGGTGGGCACCCCGGGCCGGCTGCTCGACCTGGCCCAGCAGGGACACCTACAGCTGGGCGGCCTGTCGGTGCTGGTGCTCGACGAGGCCGACGAAATGCTGGACCTGGGCTTCTTGCCCGACATCGAGCGCATCTTGTCCCGCATCCCCGACGACCGGCAGTCGATGCTGTTCTCGGCCACCATGCCCGGCCCGATCATCACGCTGGCCCGCAGCTTCATGAACCAGCCCACCCACATTCGTGCCGAGGCACCGCACTCTTCGGCGGTGCACGACGCCACCGAGCAGTTCGTCTACCGGGCCCACGCGCTGGACAAGGCCGAACTGGTGGCGCGGGTGCTGCAGGCCCGCGGCCGCGGCGCCACGATGATCTTCACCCGCACCAAGCGGACCGCCCAGAAGGTCGCCGACGACCTGGGCGAGCGCGGGTTCAAGGTGGGCGCGGTGCACGGCGATCTCAATCAGGTCGCCCGCGAGAAGGCTCTCAAGGCATTCCGCACGGGCGACATCGATGTGCTGGTGGCCACCGATGTGGCCGCCCGAGGAATCGACATCGACGACGTGACGCACGTGGTGAACTACCAGTGCCCGGACGACGAGAAGACCTACGTGCACCGCATCGGCCGTACCGGCCGCGCCGGCAAGACCGGCGTCGCGGTCACCCTCGTCGACTGGGACGAACTGGCCCGCTGGACGCTGATCGACAAGGCCCTCAACCTGTGCTGCCCGGACCCCGCGGAGACCTACTCGAGCTCCCCGCACCTGTTCACCGAGCTGAACATCCCCACCGACGTCAGCGGCGCGATCGGCAAGGTACACCGGTCACCGGCCAAGCGGTCCGAGGACGAAACCCGCGAGACCGCGGCGGACCGCCAGCGAGCGCCCCGCAACGCCACCAGGTCACGGCGGCGCACCCGGGGTGGCCAGACGAACGCCGCCGACGGCGCCCCGCAGAGCGTCGAGGCGGGTGGGACCGGCACCGCCGCGACCCCGGAGACCACCGGGCCCAGTGCGCCGCGGCGTCGCCGCCGTCGTCGCCCGAACAAGGCCGCGGCCGCTGCCGCGAACGGCAGCTGAGCTAGGCCGCTGAGATGGTGCGACCCGAGCGCCGCACCTCCGGTGATCTGGTCGCGGCGGCCGTGATCGCGGTCGTGATCGTCGTCGTCGGACTGGCCATCTGGTGGACCAGCGATGCCCGCGCCACGATCAGCCGGCCGGCATCGGACTCGGCGACCAATCCCCCATCGGCGGCGATGGTGCCCGCGGCGCTGTCGCAACTGTGGACCGCGGCCAGCCCGGCAACCTGGGCGCCGGTGCTGGTCTCCGGCACGGTGATCACCGGCGACGGTCCGCGGATGAGTGGCCGCGACCCGGTCACCGGGGACGAGCGCTGGAGCTACTCCCGCGACGTCGACCTATGCGCGGTGTCCTGGATCTACCGTTACGCCGTCGCGGTCTATCCCGATTCCCGCGGGTGCGGCCAGGTCAGCGCGGTCGTCGCCGCCGACGGCCAGCGGGGACCGGCCCGCACCAGCTACGCCGACCGGGCCGTGCGGGTCTCCTCCGAGGGCAACGCGGTGCTCTCGGCCGGCTCCACCCGCCTGGAACTGTGGCGTTCCGACTTGGTCCGAGTGATGTCTTACGGGGAAATCGATGCTCGAGTGAAACCCTCGGCGCGCGGGCGCGGACAGGGCTGCACCCTGGTCTCGGCAGCGGCGGCCTCCTCGGCGGTCTCGGTACTGGAGTCCTGCGCGGGCCAGGCCGATCTGCAACTGACCCTGCTGCGCGCGGGCAAGGAAGAAGACGAGCCGGAGACTCAGCACATCGCCGAACGCGGAGTGACCGCGGACTCCGGCGCCCGGGTACTTGCTGTGACCGACTCCGACGCCGGCGCCAACACCGCGGTCTATCTGCCCACCCCGCAGCCCCGGATCGAGGTCGTCGACCAGACCGGGACCACGATCGCCAAGACCATGCTGCCGGCCAAACCCACCCCCGCCAGCGCCGCACTGCCGGTATCGCGGCCCACCGGGTTGATCTGTTGGTGGACCGGCGACGCCGTGATGGTGTTCGACTCCGGAACGCTGACCTACCGCTACACCATTCCGGGGTCGGGCGCCGCGGTTCCGTTGGGGCCGGCGGCGCGGATGGCCGATCGCCTACTGATCCCGGTGACCGACGGCGTCGGCGTCTTCGACCAGGACACCGGCGCGCCTGAACGCATCATCCCGGTCAGCCGCCCGCCCGGGGTCTCGACGGTGTTTCCGGCGGTGTCGGGTCCGACGGTGTTGGAGCAGCGCGGCGATACCGTGGTCGCGCTGGGTTAATAGCGGCGACCCGCTTCGCCCGGCTCCGCCGCGCTTGCGATCACCGCTGGGTTAATAGCGGCGACCCGCTTCGCCCGGCTCCGCCGCGCTTGCGATCACCGCTGGGCTGATGGTCCGCTAGACCTCGGGAGTGAACGTGGGCAACGCCTTGCCGTTCTTCCAGTACCTGAGCAACGCCTCGGCCAGCTGCCGATAGGCCTGCGCGCCCTTGTTTTTGCGTCCGGCGATCACCGACGCCCCCGATGCGCTGGCCTCGGCGAAACGCACCGTCCGCGGGATCGGCGGGGCCAGCACCGGCAGGTCGTAGCGGTCGGCGATGTCGAGCAACACGTCGCGACTGTGGGTGGTGCGCGAGTCGTAGAGCGTCGGCAGGGCCCCCAGCAGACGCAGCTTGGGGTTGGTGATCTGCTGGACGTCGGAGACGGTGCGCAGGAATTGGCCGACGCCTCGATGCGCCAGGGTCTCGCATTGCAGGGGCACGATCACCTCACCTGCCGCGGTGAGACCGTTGAGGGTCAGCACTCCCAAGGACGGCGGACAGTCGATGACTGCCACATCGAACTCGTCTTCCAGCTTGGCCAGCGCCCGCGCCAGGACATACTCGCGGCCCGCCCGCATCAGCAGCATCGCCTCGGCGCCGGCCAGGTCGATGTTGGCCGGCAGCAGGGTCATCCCCTCGTCGGTCGGTACCAATGCCGTGTTGGGCTCCACCTCGCCCAGCAGCACTTCGTGCACCGACACCGGCAGCTTGTCGGGGTCGTGGCCCAGGGAGAAGGTCAGGCAGCCCTGCGGGTCGAGGTCGACCAGCAACACCCGCCGACCCAGCTCGGCCATCGCCGCACCTAGCGAAGCCACCGTCGTGGTCTTGGCCACGCCGCCTTTCTGGTTGGCAACCGCCAAGATCCGCATCCCCGTCACACCGACATACTGGCACGGCTTGGCTCCGCGGAGCACCAAACGCCGCTCGGTGTCCGCCGTCGGGCAGAATCGACGGGCGTGGGGATCGAGGAGCACCGACTTCTGCTGCTGCGCCACGGGGAAACCGAGTGGTCCCAAAGCGGTCGGCACACCGGGCACACCGATCTGGAGTTGACCGAGGTGGGCCGGCGCCAAGCCGCCGCTGCCCGAGCAACACTGACAAAGCTTGCCCCGGACAACCCGCTGGTGATCTGCAGCCCGCGCCGCCGAGCCCAGGTGACCGCCGAGCTGGCCGGACTGCACGTCGATGAGCTCTCCGACGACCTCGCCGAATGGGACTACGGCCGCTACGAAGGGCTGACCACCGCACAGATCCGCGAATCCGAACCCGACTGGCTGATCTGGACACACGGCAGTGCCGGCGGTGAGACGGTGGCGCAGGTCAGCGACCGCGCCGACCGCATGGTTGCGTTGGCGCTGCGGCAGCTCCCCTCGCGTGATGTGGTGTTCGTCGGACACGGCCACTTCTCCCGGGCGGTGATCACGCGGTGGCTGGAGCTGCCGTTGGCCGACGGAGCGCGTTTCGCGATGGCCGCGGCCTCGATGGCCGTGTGCGGGTTCGAGCACGGAGTGCGCCAACTCATCTCGCTCGGTCTGACCGGACCGGGAGCCTGAGGGTTGTCGGCACCGACGTTCGTCCTTTCCGGGCCCGCCGGGACGCTGTCGGCCGATGCGATGACAGCTGGGTTCGCCGATGTCACCGCCGCCCAGGCTGCATTGTCCTGCGGGAAAGCCCCAATAGTTGTGGGGGCGTTGCCTTTCCGTCCCGATTCTGCCGCGGCCCTGTTCGTCCCGCGCGAGGTGCGACGCGACGAGGCGCTGGCCCTCGCAGGCGGCGAGGCACTTCCGGCGGTCCGCATCGTCGAGCAGATTCCGCAGCCCGACGAGCATCGAGCCCGGATCCGCCGGGCCCTGGACGAACTGACCGCACCGCGCAGCGCCCTGCACAAGGTGGTGTTGGCCCGCGGCCTGCGCCTGGCCGCCGATGCCCCACTCGATGCCGGCACACTCTTACACCGGTTGGTCGCCGCCGATCCGAGCGGCTACGGCTATCTGGTCGACCTGAGTGCGGCCGGGGAGGCCTACGCCGGCACGGTCCTGGTCGGCGCCAGTCCTGAACTGTTGGTCGCCCGCGAAGGCGACCGGGTCACCTGCCGGCCCTTCGCCGGTTCGGCGCCGCGCTCCCCCGACGCGCAAGTCGACGCCGCCAACGGAGCCGCACTGGCCGCGTCCGGTAAGAACCGTCACGAACATCAATTGGTCGTCGACCAGCTGCGGGCGGCCCTCGAGCCACTGTGCACCGAACTCGACGTCGCGCCGAAGCCACAACTCAGCAGTACCTCTGCGGTGTGGCACCTGAACACCCCGATCACCGGCCGGCTGCGCGACTCCTCCACCACTGCACTGGATTTGGCGCTGGCACTGCACCCGACCGCCGCCGTCGGCGGGGTTCCGACCACCGCTGCGGTCGACCTGATCACCGAACTGGAGGGCGACCGGGGCTTTTACGCCGGCGCCGTCGGCTGGTGCGACGCCGACGGCGATGGCCGCTGGGTGGTATCGATCCGCTGCGCGCAACTGTCCGCCGACCGTCGATCCGCGCTGGCCCATGCCGGCGGCGGGATCGTCGCCGAATCCGATCCGGACGAGGAACTGGCCGAAACCGTGACGAAGTTCGGCACGATCCTGTCGGCTATGGGCGTCGTTCCACCCAGCGCAGCGCCGCCGGACTGAACAACGCCACCAGCACCGCCACGGCCGCCACGCCGACCACCACGCCGTAGCCCCAGCGGTGTGAGCCCACCCCCAGATACCACGCGACCGGCAACAGCAGCAGATTGGCGAACACCGCTATGCCGCGACCGACCCGCCGGCCCCGCAGCAGCGCCCACCCCGCCGCCGACACCGCAACACCGACGAAGGCGAACCATGCCGCAGTGCCGTAGCCATTGGCGTCATGCTGATCCGCGCCGGCCAATGCCCGCAGCACCAGCACCACCGCGACAACCAGCGCGGCCGCACCCTGCACAGCGACAATCAGGCCCGCGCCGAGTACAGCGCGCGGTGAGTCAGCGACGGCTTTCACGCCGCCAGCGTAACCACCCGGTCCCGTCTCCCGAATGCCCATAGACTGCTATCCCGTGCGTGCCGTGCTGATCGTGAACCCCAATGCCACATCCACCACGCCGGCGGGGCGCGACCTGCTCGCCCACGCGCTCAAGAGTCGCCTCGACCTGACCGTGGTGCACACCGACTATCGCGGCCATGCCATCGAGATCAGCCAGGCCGCCTCCCGGGACGGCATCGACCTAGTCATCGCGCACGGCGGCGACGGGACCGTGCACGGCGTGGTCAACGGCCTGCTCGGGGCACCTGGTTCACCGCGACCGGCGCACCTGCCCGCGGTGGCGGTAGTGCCCGGCGGATCGGCGAACGTGTTCGCGCGTTCGTTGGGCATCGCGGCCGACCCAATCGCCGCCACCAATCAGCTCATCGAGTTGATCAACCACCCGGGGGGCCGTACCGCCTGGCGCCGGATCGGTCTGATCGACTGCGGCGAGCGGTGGTCGGTCCTCAACGCCGGCATGGGAGTCGACGGCGAGGTGGTGGCCGCGGTGGAAGCCGAACGCGAGAAGGGCCACACGGTCACCCCGCTGCGCTATATCCGCGCGGCGGTCCCCGCGGTATTGGCCACCACCCGCCGCGCGCCGACGTTGACACTGCAACTGGGTGATGACCAGCCGGTCGAAGGGGTGCACTTCGTGTTCGTCTCGAACTGCGCGCCATGGACGTATGCCGACGAGCGGTGCGTGTGGACCAATCCCGACACCACCTTCGAGTCGGGAATGGGCGTGTTCGCAACCACCAGCATGAAAGTTCTACCCACGCTGAGGCTAGTTCGGCAGATGCTGTCGAAACGGCCCAAGTTGCGCGCCAAACAACTCATCCGCGACGACGACGTGGACGCCCTGCGGGTGGACGCCGGCGACACACCGATAGCGACTCAGATCGATGGCGAATATCTCGGGCTACGTAGCACGATGACGTTCCGGGCGGTTCCCGACGCGCTGGACGTTGTCGCCCCTCCGGCAGAGAAAATCCGCTGACCTGCGGAGATGGCGCTCAAATTGCTCGATGAGCGCACAGTTGAAACCCACTGTAGTACACCTGCGCGGGAACGCTGGGAGCAGCCCCGCGCAAACGTGACCTTGGCCACGTGATAAAGCGCACCCTTGACATCTGTCCAGGCTGTGAAACGATCGAGCGATCGGATGCAAGCCGTAATCATTTCTTGCGCCGCTTATACACAGTCGAAAAGCAATAGCGCACGCCGCTGCGCCCAAAGTAAGGAGTTGGAGACCTATGGATTGGCGCCACAAGGCGGTCTGTCGCGACGAGGACCCGGAGCTGTTCTTCCCGGTGGGAAACAGCGGGCCGGCTCTCGCCCAGATTGCTTCCGCTAAGCAGGTCTGCACCCGTTGCTCGGTAGTCACCGAGTGCCTGACCTGGGCGCTGGAGACCGGCCAGGACGCCGGGGTGTGGGGCGGCATGAGCGAAGACGAGCGACGTGCGCTCAAGCGCCGCAACGCTCGGACCCGGGCGCGCAGCGGGGTCTGACCTCAGACAGACAACGACGCGGCCCCGACCTAGGTCGGGGCCGCGTCGTTTTTGTGTCGGGACCCTGCCTCACAACGCCTGGCGCAGCCGGCGACCGCCGACCGGAATGCGCAGCACCATCTCGGTCCCGCCGCCGGGCGCGTCTTGTGCGGTCAGGGAACCGTTGAGCTCCGCCGAGACCAGCGTGTTGACGATCTGCAGGCCGAGGCGGTCGGAGGTTTCCAGCCGGAACCCGTCCGGAAGCCCATGGCCGTCGTCGTGGACCACGACGTCGAGCCAACGCGCCGAACGTTCGGCCCGGATGGTCACCGCCCGCCGGTCCGCCTCCGCCTCGAAGGCGTGCTCGATCGCGTTCTGCACCAGTTCGGTGATCACCATGATCAACGCGGTGGCCCGATCGGCGTCCAGCGACCCGATCGACCCGATCCGGGCGACATGTATCGGGATATCCACACTGGCAACGTCATTCATCATCGGCAGGATGCGGTCGATCACCTTGTCGAGGTTCACCACCTCGTCGACCGACATCGACAGCGCCTCGTGGACCAGTGCGATCGACGACACTCGCCGCACCGATTCCAGCAACGCCTCGCGGCCTTCAGTACTGGCCGTGCGGCGGGCCTGCAGACGCAGCAGCGCCGCCACGGTCTGCAGGTTGTTCTTCACCCGATGATGGATCTCTCGAATGGTCGCGTCCTTCGAGAGCAGCGCGCGGTCGCGGCGCTTCACTTCGGTGACGTCGCGAACCAGTACCGCCGCCCCCGCCGGCTGGCCGTGCACGATCAGCGGCAGCGTACGCAACAGCACCACTGCTCCGGCCGCGTCGACCTCGAACCGCATGCTCGATCCCCCGGACAGTGATTCACGCACATGTTCGGCCAGTTCGTGCGCCTCGAACGGGTCGGAGATCAGCGGCCGGGTGATGGCGACCAGGTCGTGGCCGGCCAGCTCGGCGGCCAGTCCCATGCGGTGGTAAGCCGACACCGCGTTCGGGCTGGCGTAACGGACCGTGCCGTCGACGGCCAGCCGGATGAAGCCGTCGCCCACTCGCGGACTCGAGCGCGACACCGCGATGTCGCCGACGTCGGGGAAGGTGCCCTCGGAGAGCATGTGCACCAGATCTGCCGCGCAGTCCAAGTAGGCCGCCTCCAACCGGCTGGACTCGCGGCCGCCGGTCAACGCGGTCTGGTGGGTCAGCACGGCCACAATCCGGTCGCCGTGGCGCACCGGCACCGCTTCCATATTGCGTTGTCCGGCAATACCTTCGCGCCCGATGACGCCCGATTCGAATGCCGCGACCGCCAGCGGCATCCATTCTGGAACAACGACGGTGCCGACGGCGTCGCTCAGCAACACCGTGGGCGCGGTGTTGGGCCGGCATTGCGCCACGCACACCAATGCACCGTCGACGTCGGGGTCGCGGCGCACCCACATCAGGTAGTCGGCGAACGACAGGTCCGCCAGCAGTTGCCACTCCCCGACCACGGCATGCAGATGGTCCACCGCACTGCCGGGCAGAACGGTGTGTTCGGCGAGCAGGTCACCGAGGGTGGACATCGGCTAGGTTGCGCCGTTCACAGCGGCAGCGATCAGCTGATCACGGCGATCAGGTCGCCTGCCTGAATCACGTCACCGACCTGCACGGCCACCTTGCTGATGGTGCCCGCGATCTCGGCCAGCACCGGGATCTCCATCTTCATCGACTCCAGCAGCACCACGGTGTCGCCCTCGTTGATCTGGTCGCCCTCGTGGACCACGACCTCGAGCACGCTGGCCACGATCTCCGCGCGAACGTCCTCGGCCATCTCCACCTCGTTCATCACCCAGTCAACGATTGCGTACATCAAAAAAGCTAGGCCCTATCGAACCACAACCCCCTCAGACGATTGGGCACGGCGCTCGGGTAAGCGAACTCCAAGATAAATAAGAGGACTTAGAGAGTTCGATCCGTGATCGTGTCGTGTTTCTCCTGTGACAATTGCATAGCACCGTTACTCGAGTGTTTTGAACGCGTGACGAAATCGCCGTGACGCGGCACGAGTCGCCATCGAACTTGAGGAGTAGCGCGTTGTCTGTAAACCGTCTTGCCCAGCCGCGGGTGCGGCTGACACTGATCTGCGCCGGCGCCATGACGCTGGCCACGCTGGGATTCGGAGTCGCGTCCGCCAAAGCGGCCCCGACACTGGTCGACGACCCCATGCCGATTCCGACCCCCCTCGGCACCCCCAGCCCGCTCGGCGTGCCCAACGCGCTGGGCACCCCCAGCCCGCTGGGCATGCCAGGACCGACTGCAGGAAGCTCAGCGGCGGGTGTGAACGCCGCGAACTCCTTCCTGCAGGTGCTCAACGGCATGCTCAACAAGGTGGTGCCAGGGGTGGGCTCGATCATGCCGACCGATGTCAGTTCGCTGACGCCGCCCGGTGTCCCCATGTCCGCGGTGCCCGCGCTCGAAACCCCGCCGGCTCCGCCGACCCCGCCGGCACTCGTGCCGCAGACCCTGGCGGGTGCTCGGAACTTCTCGGTGCACTAAGGCGGTGGCGGAGCCCACTCAAGCCCCGCCACCACGCCATAGCCGGCGGTGTGAGAGACTATCCAGCTGGAATACCTGCTAGGAGGGCCAATCATGGCAAAGCGTGGACGCAAGAAGCGTGACCGCAAGCACAGCAAAGCCAACCACGGCAAGCGACCCAACGCCTAGAGCGTTAGCGAGCTAGCTGACCGCAAGCCCGGCCTCAGGCCGGGCTTGCTGCGGTTAGGGCCTGCGGACCTAGCCCTCGCGGTGGATGATCGTGGTCTGGCTGATCTCCAGCCGCACCCGTTCGTAGAGACGCCGCGGAGCCTTATCACCACTGCACTTGCGGGCGATCAGCGTCTTGATCCGTTCCTCGACCCCGTAGTGCCGCAGGCAACCCGGGCATTCCTCAAGGTGCTGGCGCAGTTTGGCCTTGGTCTCTGCGGTGCATTCGCCGTCGAGCAGCGTCCATACTTCGGCGATCACTTCAGAACAGTTGGCGTCGGATCCGCCGGCGTCCGGCGGCGTGTTGCAGTCCCGCGAGTGTTCGGTCACGACGACACCTCCTCGGAAGCCTGGCCGTCGCGAATGAATCCGCGGTCGCGGGCTACATCGGCCAGCAGACAGCGCAACTGGCGCCTGCCGCGGTGCAAACGCGACATCACCGTGCCGATCGGCGTATCCATGATCTCGGCGATCTCCTTGTACGGGAATCCTTCGACGTCGGCGTAGTACACCGCCATCCGGAACTCTTCGGGAAGCTGCTGCAACGCCTCTTTGATCTCGGTGTCAGGCAGTGACTCCAGCGCTTCCACCTCCGCCGAGCGCAGTCCCGTCGAAGAGTGTTCGGCGGTGGCTGCCAGCTGCCAGTCGGTGATCTCGTCGGTCGGATACTCCGCAGGGGTGCGTTGCTTCTTGCGGTAACTGTTGATGTAGGTGTTGGTCAGAATGCGATACAGCCACGCCTTGAGGTTGGTGCCCTCCCGAAACGAGCGGAACCCGGCATAGGCCTTGACCATGGTCTCCTGCAGCAGGTCCTCGGCATCGGCAGGATTGCGCGTCATCCGCAGCGCACCGCCGTAGAGCTGATCGAGCATGGGAATCGCGTCGCGTTCGAACCGAGCGGTCAGCTGCTCGTCGGTCTCATCGGAACGCACCGGCGCCTTGGCTTCTGTCGAAGCCTCAATTCCGGTACCGGACGCACTCTCGCCGTCAGCCATCTCGATTGCCGCTGCCCCTTCTGTCGCAGTGCCCACAACCAGCCCAGCCGATAGCTCGCGTTCCAGCAGACCGATCGCCGTTGACATCGGCGACTCCTTTCCGATCCTAGGGCCGTGATCGACGGCTTGACGCAGCGACCACACGAACTGCCTTACTCAACAGCGTCGGCCATGGCGCTATTTCCCGCCCGTATCCTGACGCGGTGAGTCGCGCCGCAACCCGAGCTATCGCGGCCCTGATCGCCGCAAAGGTGCCCTATGAGGTGCTGCGGTACCAGCACGAGTCGGACCAGCGCGCTTTCGGAGCCGAAGCCGTCGAGCAGCTCGCGGCCGAGGGGCCGGACGGTGTGCGGCCCGAGCAGATCTTCAAAACGCTGGTGGTCGCTGTCCCACGCGGCCTGGCGGTCGCGGTGCTGCCGGTGCCGGCGAAGCTGTCACTGAAAGCGGTCGCCGCAGCCTTGGGGGTGCCCAAGGCCGCCATGGCCGACCCGGCGGCGGCGCAACGGGCCACCGGTTACGTGCTGGGCGGGATCTCTCCACTGGGACAGCGCAAAGCGTTGCCGACGGTGGTGGACGCCTCGGCGTTGAGTTTTGACCGGCTGCTGTGCAGCGCGGGCCAACGCGGCTGGGACGTGGCGGTAGCACCCACCGATCTGATTCGTTTGACCGGTGCGATCACCGCCGACATTCAGGCCCGCTGACCGCGGTGGTCGCCGTTCAGCCGTCCAGGACCGGACCGGGATCGTCACGCGGTGCATCACCGAGCACATCCTCGACGGCCGCGGCGAACGACAATTCGGCGTCGAGACCCGCGGCGTCCACCACCCGGGCGGTGATGCGCTGGTCGCTGACCAGGCACAGCT is a window from the Mycobacterium sp. SVM_VP21 genome containing:
- a CDS encoding ferritin-like domain-containing protein; its protein translation is MNSVPSADAEAQSSPPRLSADHPGVNELFAVLAYGEVAAFYRLTDEARMAPDLRGRISMAAMAAAEMGHFELLREALDRRGVDVVAAMSKYATALDNYHRLTMPSTWLEALVKTYIGDAMAADFYLQIADGLPDEVGDVVRAVLAETKHSQFVVDEVRGAVTASAKQRSRLALWSRRLLGEAITQAQYVLADRDELVDLVVSGAAGLAQLAGFFDRLQHTHDERMRELGLA
- a CDS encoding DEAD/DEAH box helicase, which codes for MTPLISTTVPTTPPSFAELGVRDEIVRALAEDGIEHAFAIQELTLPLALAGDDLIGQARTGMGKTYGFGIPLLQRVTTSPDRPLTGAPRALVVVPTRELCIQVSGDLADAAKYLTAGDRPLSVQAIYGGRPYEPQIEALQAGADVVVGTPGRLLDLAQQGHLQLGGLSVLVLDEADEMLDLGFLPDIERILSRIPDDRQSMLFSATMPGPIITLARSFMNQPTHIRAEAPHSSAVHDATEQFVYRAHALDKAELVARVLQARGRGATMIFTRTKRTAQKVADDLGERGFKVGAVHGDLNQVAREKALKAFRTGDIDVLVATDVAARGIDIDDVTHVVNYQCPDDEKTYVHRIGRTGRAGKTGVAVTLVDWDELARWTLIDKALNLCCPDPAETYSSSPHLFTELNIPTDVSGAIGKVHRSPAKRSEDETRETAADRQRAPRNATRSRRRTRGGQTNAADGAPQSVEAGGTGTAATPETTGPSAPRRRRRRRPNKAAAAAANGS
- a CDS encoding AAA family ATPase, with amino-acid sequence MTGMRILAVANQKGGVAKTTTVASLGAAMAELGRRVLLVDLDPQGCLTFSLGHDPDKLPVSVHEVLLGEVEPNTALVPTDEGMTLLPANIDLAGAEAMLLMRAGREYVLARALAKLEDEFDVAVIDCPPSLGVLTLNGLTAAGEVIVPLQCETLAHRGVGQFLRTVSDVQQITNPKLRLLGALPTLYDSRTTHSRDVLLDIADRYDLPVLAPPIPRTVRFAEASASGASVIAGRKNKGAQAYRQLAEALLRYWKNGKALPTFTPEV
- a CDS encoding acid phosphatase is translated as MGIEEHRLLLLRHGETEWSQSGRHTGHTDLELTEVGRRQAAAARATLTKLAPDNPLVICSPRRRAQVTAELAGLHVDELSDDLAEWDYGRYEGLTTAQIRESEPDWLIWTHGSAGGETVAQVSDRADRMVALALRQLPSRDVVFVGHGHFSRAVITRWLELPLADGARFAMAAASMAVCGFEHGVRQLISLGLTGPGA
- a CDS encoding isochorismate synthase; protein product: MTAGFADVTAAQAALSCGKAPIVVGALPFRPDSAAALFVPREVRRDEALALAGGEALPAVRIVEQIPQPDEHRARIRRALDELTAPRSALHKVVLARGLRLAADAPLDAGTLLHRLVAADPSGYGYLVDLSAAGEAYAGTVLVGASPELLVAREGDRVTCRPFAGSAPRSPDAQVDAANGAALAASGKNRHEHQLVVDQLRAALEPLCTELDVAPKPQLSSTSAVWHLNTPITGRLRDSSTTALDLALALHPTAAVGGVPTTAAVDLITELEGDRGFYAGAVGWCDADGDGRWVVSIRCAQLSADRRSALAHAGGGIVAESDPDEELAETVTKFGTILSAMGVVPPSAAPPD
- a CDS encoding diacylglycerol kinase family lipid kinase, whose amino-acid sequence is MRAVLIVNPNATSTTPAGRDLLAHALKSRLDLTVVHTDYRGHAIEISQAASRDGIDLVIAHGGDGTVHGVVNGLLGAPGSPRPAHLPAVAVVPGGSANVFARSLGIAADPIAATNQLIELINHPGGRTAWRRIGLIDCGERWSVLNAGMGVDGEVVAAVEAEREKGHTVTPLRYIRAAVPAVLATTRRAPTLTLQLGDDQPVEGVHFVFVSNCAPWTYADERCVWTNPDTTFESGMGVFATTSMKVLPTLRLVRQMLSKRPKLRAKQLIRDDDVDALRVDAGDTPIATQIDGEYLGLRSTMTFRAVPDALDVVAPPAEKIR
- a CDS encoding WhiB family transcriptional regulator gives rise to the protein MDWRHKAVCRDEDPELFFPVGNSGPALAQIASAKQVCTRCSVVTECLTWALETGQDAGVWGGMSEDERRALKRRNARTRARSGV
- a CDS encoding PAS domain-containing sensor histidine kinase, producing the protein MSTLGDLLAEHTVLPGSAVDHLHAVVGEWQLLADLSFADYLMWVRRDPDVDGALVCVAQCRPNTAPTVLLSDAVGTVVVPEWMPLAVAAFESGVIGREGIAGQRNMEAVPVRHGDRIVAVLTHQTALTGGRESSRLEAAYLDCAADLVHMLSEGTFPDVGDIAVSRSSPRVGDGFIRLAVDGTVRYASPNAVSAYHRMGLAAELAGHDLVAITRPLISDPFEAHELAEHVRESLSGGSSMRFEVDAAGAVVLLRTLPLIVHGQPAGAAVLVRDVTEVKRRDRALLSKDATIREIHHRVKNNLQTVAALLRLQARRTASTEGREALLESVRRVSSIALVHEALSMSVDEVVNLDKVIDRILPMMNDVASVDIPIHVARIGSIGSLDADRATALIMVITELVQNAIEHAFEAEADRRAVTIRAERSARWLDVVVHDDGHGLPDGFRLETSDRLGLQIVNTLVSAELNGSLTAQDAPGGGTEMVLRIPVGGRRLRQAL
- a CDS encoding biotin/lipoyl-binding carrier protein, which codes for MAEDVRAEIVASVLEVVVHEGDQINEGDTVVLLESMKMEIPVLAEIAGTISKVAVQVGDVIQAGDLIAVIS